CTGGTCGAAGCCCGCGTCTTTAATCCAGATACGGCCGAGCATATCAAAGCCGCATTTGAAGCCTTCACCTTTTTACGCCTGCGTAACGAAATCAACCTCATCGAGCAGGGAAAGCCCCCCTCCCATTATCTTAATCCCTATGACCTCACGAAGAATGAGCAGGACCTTCTTAAAGAAGGATTTCGGGCCGCAAGTAAGCTCCAGGACTCGGCCCGCCGCCATTTCAATGTGGGTTGACGCCTCCAGTGCCGCATGCTAGAAATCAAGTCAGAAGTTCTTGATTTCGCAGGGGAACAGCTGATTCACTCGCCTCACAACCTGAAGGTTGAGCCATGACGAAAAAATCACGCGTTACCGTCAATTTCTTTGCCCCATCGACACCAGCAATGAAAGCCGAAACCTCGGTCGCAAAAACGATCATCGTCTTCTGGTTTCTGCTCAGCTACGGCATCCCGACTCTAATCTGGCTGGCCGGGCTCTCTGATCCGCAAGGGCTAGGGGAATCGTTCCTCACCAAGGCCCGCTTTCTGGGGTTCCCTCTGCACTACTGGCTGCTGGCTCAGGGATGCACCATCGGGTACCTGCTGTTGTGTAAACTTTATTGCATGCTGTGGGATGCGAAAAATATAAAACTGCGAAAGTCCTGAGTCTTTTACCTCACGCCGTCATGAAGGATTCAACATCATGAACAGATGTTATGCGATCGCAATTCTTACTGCTTCATTGCTACTGCTAAGCTGCGGGTTCGCCATAGGCGCTGCTGGTGAAGAAATCTACCAGCTGAACCAGGGCTTCAAGTTGGTCCCTGCAATCATCATGGTAGCCCTGCTCTGCATCTATGTCGGCGTCGGATTTCTATCGAAGGTCTCAAACACTTCGGGCTATTGGGTCGCTGGCCAGGGGATCGGCAAAATCGGAAATGGTGCGGCTATCGCGTCCGACTGGATGTCCGCCGCGTCATTCATGGGCGTCGCTGGTCTGCTCTATTTAAAAGGCTGGTTCGGTCTAGGCTACATCATCGGCTGGACCGGCGGTTACGTTCTGCTGCTCTGTCTGATCGCCGCTCAGATCCGCCGCTTCGGCAAATACACCATCCCCGAATTTTTGGGGGATCGCTACAACAGCCACGCAGTACGACTGATAGCGGCCAGCGTGACCGTTATTATCGCCATCACCTACTCGACCGCACAGTTTAAAGGCATCGGCCTGATTTGCGGCTGGATTTTCGGCATGAACTATACCGCCAGTGTTTTTTTTGCCGCAGGTGTCGTTCTCACCTACATGCTTATCTCCGGCATGTCAGGCG
Above is a genomic segment from Geopsychrobacter electrodiphilus DSM 16401 containing:
- a CDS encoding DUF4212 domain-containing protein, yielding MTKKSRVTVNFFAPSTPAMKAETSVAKTIIVFWFLLSYGIPTLIWLAGLSDPQGLGESFLTKARFLGFPLHYWLLAQGCTIGYLLLCKLYCMLWDAKNIKLRKS